Part of the Roseomonas sp. OT10 genome, GGCTTCCTGATGAACACCCAGGCCGTCCCGCGCTCGGCGCAGCTGTTCGAGCCGCTCGACGATTACATGGCCCGCGACGGCATCGAGGCGCCGGCGGATGTCTTCCCCGGCCTGATCGAGGGCTTCAAGGTCGGCGGCAGGCTGCTGGCGGTGCCGATGCGGCATGCCTCCTCCGGCCTGCACTACAATGCGGACATCCTGGGCGAGAACGGCATCGACAGGCCGCCGGCCACCATCGAGGAGTTCGCCGACGTCGCGAAGCGCTGCGCCACGCGACGCGGCGGACCGCCGGTGGTGGGGCTGGTCACGCCCGGCGTCGCCTATCCCAACGTCATCGACCTCGCGCGGGCCTGGGACGGGGATTTCGTCACCCCGGACTTCCGCTGCGTCGCTGACCAGCCGCCGATGCTCAATGCCATCCGCTTGCTGCGCGACCTGTTCCAGGCGGGCGCCTTCCCGCGGAACTTCTCCGCCATCGCGACGGAGGACGTGAACACCTGGATGCAGACCGGCCGCGCCGCCATGGCGCTGACCAGCATGAGCCGGAACAAGCTCTACAACGACCCCCAGCGCAGCCGCTTCCCCGGGAAGATCCATACCGTGGCCGTCCCCGCCAGCGCGAGCCTGGCCGGGCGATTCGAGGTCGCCCCGGCGAAGGTGGAGTTCTGGGGCATGGCGATCCCGCGCAACGCGCCGCGCAAGGATCTGTCTTGGGCCTTCATCAAGGCGATGGCGACAAAGCAGGCGACCCTGGCCATGGCCCTGAACGGCAACGGCCCGGTGCGGGAGAGCACCTACGCCGATGCCAGGGTCCGTGAAGCCATTCCCTATGCCGAAGAGGAGCGCCGGGTGCTGAAGGTGGCCCGCGTCCCCCTCCCCGCCTTCGACGAGGCGGCACGGGCGGGGGATCTGTTCAGGGAGGAGGCGGAGGCGGCCGTGCTGGGCATGCGGACGCCGGAGGAGGCCATGGCGAGCCTGGTGGCACGGGTCACTCCCCTGCTGCCGCGCTGACCGATGGCGGCGGGTCAGCCCCGCCGCAGGATCGCCCGGGGGTGGGGTTGCGAGGAGCGGCGGCGTCCGCTATTCGGCCGCCCACCCTGGATGGGTGGCCGAGCGGTCGAAGGCGCGCGCCTGGAAAGTGCGTATACGTCAAAAGCGTATCGTGGGTTCGAATCCCACCCCATCCGCCAGTTCCCCTGGACATCCCGCTTCACGCATGACCCGCCATTGCAGTGAGTGCCGGGATTTTGGGGGCTTCGGGTCAGCCCGGCTGACCCGCACGGCCTGCGAAACCGCGACGATACGTCCTCCGGAGGCCAGCCGCCCTGCGGGCTTGTTGCCCGTGCCTGACAAGTCATGTCTAAGAAAGTTTCCACCCAGGCTGGTTTCAACCCGGTTGACGATATCTTGGTTCGCATTCCGCTTGTTCATGACCCGCGCCTGGCTGTCGGACACCCTGCCTGGAACCGGGGTTGGATCGACGGGTTACGTTGCAGGGCCGTGACCGTTGAGAAGATAAATTGCGGCAACATGGCCCGCGCGTCTGCCAGCCTCGGTTGATGCAAGACGTCGCGATGACAAGCACCATGACACTAATGCTGAACCCAGCGGTCGTCCTGACCGTTCGGCGACCCCGCGCTGCACCAAGGGTCTCTCAAAATACTGTGTTTGATAGGCCGCGTGGCGAGTAGCGGAGGGAGAAATTCATGGTCTTTTCATCGGCTTTGTTCTTATTCTTCTTTCTGCCTGTATGCTTCTTATTCTATTTCTCGACAAGCTACACCCAGGTCAGGAACTGGGTTCTCATTATCTTTTCGCTGATTTTCTACGGTTGGGGCGAGCCGTGGTTCGTCCTGGTGTTGGCTGTCTCCGTGATGCTCAACTGGACCGCAGCCATCTATATAGACCAGGAAGAGCGGCGCGGTCGATTGGTCGCCGTCGTCGTCACGGTTACGCTTAATCTTCTGCTCCTGGCATCCTTTAAATACGGCGATTTCATCGTTGAGAATCTCAACGTCATCCTGTTGCCGACACTTGGTCTGTCCGTCCCGCAACCGGGGCTTCCTTTGCCGCTGGGTATTTCCTTCTTTACCTTCCACTGTCTTTCTTATGTTATCGACGTCTACCGGCGTCGCTTCCGTGCGAACCGCCGCCCCAGTGAGATTGCCCTTTATATCGTTTTATTTCCCCAGCTCGTGGCAGGGCCGATCGTACGTTATAAGACCATCGCGCGACAGTTGCGCTGGCGCCGGCATACCATGGGTCGGGCCTCGATCGGGACACGCATCTTCATTATCGGCTTGGCCCAGAAGATCCTCATTGCAGATCAGGTCGCCAGCCTCGTCGAAACCATCTTCGATCACACCCCCGCGCCGTCGATGCTGGAATCCTGGACCGGCCTGCTCGCCTATACGGTCCAGATCTATTTCGATTTCTGCGGCTACTCCAACATGGCCGTGGGCCTGGGCTTCATCCTCGGCTTCAGTCTTCCGAGGAATTTCCGGCTTCCCTACACGGCAGTGTCCGTCACCGATTTCTGGCGGCGCTGGCACATCTCCTTGTCAAGCTGGCTGAGGGACTACCTCTATATCCCGCTCGGCGGCAGCCGGGGCAGCTCGGCGCAGGTCTACCGCAATCTGATCCTTGTCTTCCTGCTTTGCGGGCTCTGGCACGGCTCGAGCTGGACCTTCGTCCTCTGGGGTGCCTGGCACGGTGCCTTTCTGGTGATCGAACGGATGGGCCTAAGGCGCTTACTGGGGCTGCTGCCGGTAGCGTTGCGCTGGGCCTACACCATCCTTGTCGTCATGGGCGGCTGGGTGCTGTTCCGTGCCCATGACGTCGGGGGCGCCGGGGCCATGTACGCCGGATTGCTGGGCTGGAACGGCATCGGCGACGTGCGCTTCCAGGTCCATCTCGCGCTCGAGCCCAGCGTCATCCTGGCACTTGCCGCGGGATGGACGTTCGCGACGGTTCCGGCCTGGACCCCTGCCTTGCGCCGATGGGCCGTCCCCGGCCTGGCAAGGCTTCGCGCCGCCACCGATACGGTCTGGATCTTCGGTCTGCTGATCTTCAGCCTGCTCTACGCGGCGGCCGGGACCTATAGCCCATTCCTCTACTTCAGGTTCTGATGGCCATGTTCTTCCGGTATCGCCGCGGATGGTTCCCGTGCCTGGTGATCCTGTTGTCCGTGCCACTGATCGCCGGACTGCTGTTCCCCAGCACCATGCGATCCCCCGACGAGTTGCGCCCTGCCACCGAAGCGCCCGCCATGCCGAGGGGCTGGATCGAATGGCTGACCTTTCCAGCAAAGGTCGATCCGTGGCTGCGCGACAATTTCGGGCTGCGCCGCCAGATGATCCATGCCCAGGCCCTCGTGGCGCACCGGCTCCTGCACAGCGGCAACGCGTCGGTGCTGATCGGCAAGCGCTGGCAGCTTTTCTACCGGGCGGAAGGGGCCGTCGAACAGAGTGCCGGGCTCCTGATCCGGGAGGACCGACTGCGGCAGACGGCCGACCTCGTCCACGAGGTCGGCACGATACTGGCTGCACGGAGGACGCGTTTCATCTTCGGCGTCGCTCCCAATAGCAGCACGATCTACAGCGATCTGCTGCCGCGCTGGGCCCGGCGAGGCGAGCGAACGACCGAGTATGACCTCCTCATGGCGGCTTTGCGCGAGCGCGGCGTCAAGACGCTCGACCTGCGGCCCACCCTTCATGCCGCCCGGCAGGCCGGGCGCGTCTACTTCCGGTATGACACCCACTGGAACCCGGCGGGTGCGCTGGCCGGCTATAACGCGGTGGTTTCCGCCATGGGGCGCGAGGCGTGGAGGGTTGATCAGGCGACGATTTTCGGGCCCACGACACGACGTAGCGGCAGCGATCTCGCCCGGCTGCTCGGTCTGGGCGCCGATCTGTCCGAGCCTGTCCGCTACCTCAACATCCCGGTGCCCCAGGGCGAGACCTTGCAGGGCACCGCCCCCTTCCCGCCCCCCTTCGTCTCCACATCCGGGCGGCCGGAAGGGCCGACGATCCTGATCATCGGTGATTCGTTCTCGAACGTCGAATTGCTGATGCTGACGGCGCAGAAGGCCCGGCGCGTCGTCTGGCTGCATCACGAGGCGTGCCACTTCGACTGGCGATGGATCGACCAGTTCCAGCCCGACGAGGTCTGGTGGCTGCCAGCCGAACGGGCCATGCTCTGCTGGACGGACCGACGCCCCAGGAACATGCCTGAGGCACCCGCTGGGCCACCCTCGTCCCAGTAGGAACCGCCCCGGCCAACAGGAGGGCGATCAGGCGATCGGTGCCGGCTTCCTGGCAATGAAAACGCTGTTCGTGTCGCCCAGATACATGAACTGCCGGGACCAATAGAACAGTCCCTCCGCGTCACGGAAGCCGACGGCTGCCAGGTCGTCCATGACCTGCCATCCGAAGTACCGGAAGCAGAGACTGCCGCCCTCTGGATCGACCGGATTGCCATGGTACTCCGGCTCCGTCAGGTGCTCGATGGACCCGTCCGGACGCAACACCGCTCGCACCAGGTGGTCGTGAAGATCCTCCCGGAACGGTGCCGTGAACAGCAGCGAACCTCCCGGCTTCAGGCAGCGCCAGAACTCCGCGAGGGCCTGTTGCACATCGGGAACATGCTCGAGCACGTCGAAGCTCAGGATCAGGTCCAGGCTCGAATCGGGAAAGCTCAGCCGATGGATGTCCTCGTGGCGCAGGCCATCCACGATCTCGCCCGGAGTGCGGTCCGGCCCCAGGTACTCGCTGCCGATGACGGAGGGAAAGTGCCGCCGAAGCCAATCATAGAGCGGCGTGACCTGTTCCGAGATGTAGATGCGGTCGTCCTGCCTTGGCCGAAGCTCCTGCCACAGGAGATGCAAGGACGCCCTCAACCGGTTGCCGAGACCACAGCCCGCGCAGGTCAGGTGCTCCCGCCAGTTTGGCTGGGTACGTCCATCCGGCAGTCGCTTCGTCGCGTAGTTGAAGTTGACGTGGAGCGGCCGCATTCCGCCGCAGACGATGCACTGGCCTTCGACCGTGAACGCTTCGCTGCCCGTTCCATGCGGGACCAGCATCGCCTCGAAGGCACGGCGCCGTGCCATCTTCTCGGCCAGGTTGGATGAGATCGTCGACATCTCATCCCGCGACCGTGCGCGCAGCGCCGGCAGGTTTGGCGCCCGGACCCCGACGGTGAGAGGGCGCGAGGAAGCGGCGGCATCCCTCAGCGGGGTGAGAGCCTCCAGGGAACTCGGACTGTGTTCGTTCTCCTTCCCGACACCGTTCCAGCGGAAAGCATAGGCGATATGCCTGTAGTCCTCCCGCCCGAACCGCTGCACCTCGGCCTGGTACTGCGCGAACAGCGTTGCGACGTCGCGAAGCGACTCCATGCGGAACTGCTGGCTGTGGCGACTGAAGCGCGGGCTCTCATCCACCGCCGAGCCGCTGAAATGGAAGAAGCGAAGCGGCCGGCCGTTTACCGTCCAACCATCGGCGGCACCGGATCTGGCCGGCGCCCGGACCGTGCGCTGGGCGAGGTTCCAGTAGGCCACGTTGTACCCCGGATGCCGCAGGATCGCCGTGTCTTCGATGAAGGCGGGCAGCAGGTCGGCCCATTTCTGGTCGACGAACAAGCCCGCCGCGAGATCGATGACACAGTGCGTCTCAAGCCGGCGGGCCCACCATGCAGCAACACGACGCACCGGCGGCGTATCGCGCAATGCACAGAAGCCGAGGTTGTAGATGCCGAACCGGAGCATCTTCGACTCGTCCATCTCGGCGAACTCTGCCGGCTCGCACATATGCGGCGTCAGGACGCAATCCGCCTCGCCGCTCGACAAGAGGGCCTGCAGCTCTTCGAGCGGCGAGACAATCCAGATGTCCGGATCGAAATAGGCGACGGCGGCACCGGGGTGCCGGTCAAAGAGCGTGAGAAAGGCGAAGGGCTTAATCGCCGTATTGAGCTCTGTGATGTTGTATCGCTCGGTCATCTGAGCGAGTTGCGGGATGCCGAGCTCGCCCATGCGGAGGACGTCGAACGGCAAACTGTCGAAGTCGACCTCGCTCGCCTCATCGCATAGGGCGACATAGAAATGGATTCCCGGATGATGCCGCCGCAGGCTGTCATGCAGCACCTGCGCCTGGGCCAGGAAGTTCCTCGAGCAGATCGTGAAGGCGATGAAGGCCGGCGCAGCCGGCGCCTGCAGGTCCTTGCCATCCATGTGGCCTGCCGGGGCTGCTTTCATATCATCCATCTTCGACTATCCAGCAGCCGGGAGGCCCAGCACGTGAAGCGTGTCGGCCAACCGGCGGGCAGCCGCGTCGACCGGGAAGCCTGCCTGTGCACGCGCAAGACCGCCGGCGGACAGCCTGGCCCACAGCGTCGCATCTTCGTGCAGATCACAGATCAGCGTCGCAAAGGCCTCCGGCGTGTCGGCGATGGCAACATCGTGGCCATCCCGCAGGTGAAGCCCCTCCGCCGCCATCGGCGTGGCCACGCAGGGGACACCGGCGGCGAGGCTCGATGCCACCCTGCCCCGGGCGCCTGCCCCATTGTGCCATGGCGCAACCGTCAGGCGGAGTCCGTCGAACCAAGGTTCAAGATCGGCCACGGAACCGAGATACCGGACGCCGGCCGGCCATTGCGACAGCAGCTCATTCGGCAGGTCCGCGCCGACGATCGACAGCGCCGCTCGCGGCAGGCGCTGCACCACGCGCGGCCAGATGTCGTCGAGCAGGTACCGTAGCGCGTCGGCACCCGGCGCATGCCCGACGTCACTGACGAAGCCGATACCGCTGCGGCCCCCGAATCCAGGGACCGCAGCCGCCGGGCGGACGGGCCGGGCCGAAGGCATCTCGAACACGGCCGAACCGGGAACATCGCGCAACAGCACGTCCCGTTCGGTGGACGAGGTCACGAATGTCGCATCGGCCTGCCGCGCCAGATAATACTCCCGCTCCCGGGTCGCGTCTGCGCGGCGAAGCTCTTCCAGGCTGCCGGTCAGCCGCGCTTGCCGACCCTCGCGCAAGTGGTGAAGGCCGACCGTGTTGAAGACGAGTTTCGCGCGCGGCGCGTGCAGGCGGACAGCCTCGAGATAGCGCCCACCATGATGGACGCGCGACAGGATGCAGAGCCTCAACGTCTCGCCGTCACTGCGCAGGAAGGCCTGGATCGAGGGCGTGAGGCGCGGCGTCAGGCAGATGATGCCCTCCGCCTCCAAGCTCCCGTGAGGGGATGACGGCTCCTGGAAGGAATCATCGCCCGCGAAGACGACCTCATAGCCACAGTCGCGTAGCGCGTGGGCCTGGACGACGGCGTCGGTCGATTCCGAATCGCGGTCCGGCCCGGGCCAGCATCTGTCGATGATGAGGACGCGCGGCTTGCTCGGTGGGGGCAAGCAGGCGGGTCCGCCATCCTCGACCACCACGGGCTCGACGAAAGTCGGTCGCCCGCCTGACGGTGCGGCCGGCGGCGGCGAGGGGGCGAGGTGTGTGATGGCGGTGGTGTCGATGTGGGCGTAGCCGGCATCGTGGGCGGCGATGGCATCGCGGTACTGGCGCAGGCGGTGGGGGAGCTGGAGGGAGGCGCTCCACCAGAGGAGCTTGGCGCCGCGGCCCAGGGCGCGCCGCAGGCCGGCGGGCATACGCCCGCCGATGCGGCGGACGGGGTTGGCGGCGCGCCAGAGCGTGCTGGCCTCGATGGCCTGCAGGCGGTCCCGGCCGAGCTGCAGCTCCGACCGAGCGTCGCGTTCGGCGGCGGCGCTGGCCTCGGCCTGGGCGATGGCCGCGGCGCGGTCGGCGCGCAGCGCCGCCGCCTCCGCCTCGGCCCGCGCGCGCAGCTGGGCGACGGCCGCCGCGCTGTCGGCCCGCAGCATCGCCGCCTCCGCCTCCGCCTGCGCGCGGAGCTGGGCCAGGGCCGCCGCGCTGTCCGCCCGCAGCGCCGCCGCCTCCGCCTCCGCCTGCGCGCGGAGCTGGGCCAGGGCCGCCGCGCCGTCTGCCCGCAGCGCCGCCGCCTCCGCCTCGGCCTGCGCGCGGAGCTGGGCCAGGGCCGCCGCACTGTCGGCCCGCAGCGTCGCCACCTCGGCCCTGGCCGCGCCACAGGCCTCGATCTCGCGGCGCAGCCGGTCCTCCAGCCCGCTCACCCGCTGGTCCAGGCGCAGCGACAGGTAGCGGCGGCAATCCGCCTCGGTCAGCGCGACCACGTTGAAGTACTCGGGGCCCCCGGGCTCGGTGCCGTCGTCGCCGGCATGCAGCTCGCGCCCGATCCCGCTCTGGCCCAGGTGGAAGATGCGGTAGCCCCATCCCCGGAGCTGGGTCAGCAGGGCATCGGCGGTGGTGCCGCTGACGCGGCCCAGCCAGTAGGGGAAGAGCTCGATCAGCAGGATCGGCCGGTCGCGGGCAATCAGCCCCTGCGCGCCGCGCAGCACCAGCGGCTCGGCCCCTTCCACGTCGATCTTGATCAGCCGCACCGGGCCGTCGAGGCCGAGCGCGTCGAGCGGGCGCACCGGCACCCGCCCCAGCGAGACCGCGCCCTCGGGCATGCTGCGCGGGACGATGAAGCTGTGGCCGGGATTGCGCTCGTCCGGCACCCAGGCCAGGTCGATCGCCCCCTCCTCAGCGCCCAGCGCGATCATCTCCACCCGGCAGCGGTCCTCGAAGCCGTTGTCAACGATGGACTGGCGCAGGCGGCCGGCCAGGTCCGCGCGCGGCTCGAAGGCATGCACCCGGCCCCGCGGCCCCACCGCCTGCGCCGCCAGCACCGAGAACCAGCCGATGTTCGCCCCGACGTCGATGAAGCCGTCGCCGGGCTCCAGCACGGCGAGGATGAAGTCGGTCTCCGCCGGCTCCCAGGACCCGCGCAGGCAGCCCAGCGAGACGCCGTGATCGGCCAGGTCGAGCCACAGCCGCAGCCCGTCGCGGATCTCCGTGCAGACCCACTTGCTGCGCGCGAACACGTCAACCGCCATCCGGGCGCGGAACTCCTCGCCCTCCAGCAGCCGCTGCCCCAGCGCCGTCAGCGATGCCGCCTCCTGCGCCGACGCTATCGCCGCCTCGCTCTCCGGCTCGCGACCCAGGATCGCTCCGTAAATCGCTCCAACCTCTTCACGGCTGATCATTCTGGGATCCCGACCTGCCTGCTTCGCAGGCGGCACTTCCTGCTGTTGCGGTTTGAACCGGAAGGTCAGCACCGGTCCCCGAACGGAACGGCCGCTGGAACAGCGGCGCGTGCCCGTTCTCCAACGTCCTGGCAAGTTCGATGCAGCGCGCCGCCTCCGCCTGGTCCAGCGCGAAGACACCGGCGGCATATTCGAGGAAGGCCCGTGCGGCTTGGCGGCGTTCCGCATCGGGATGGGAAATGCGTGCGGCCAGAGCCTGGACCTGGGCGATCTCCTCCAGATGACGGACATTGCCCGAGCTGATCGTCAGGCCGCTCGCGTGCCGGCGATGATGGTTGAGTGCTGCCGCCTTGAAGGCGATGTCCCCGCGCTCGAGCATGCGGACATAGAACAGCCAGTCCGCCGCGTTGCGCAGGGACACCATGGCCTCGATCGTCTCGGACAGCACAGGCAGCGCGGCATCCCGCCGCATCACCACCGCGCTCACGTTCAGGATGGTGTTCTTTATACTGAGGCAGTGCCGGATCTCCTCGCGCCCTGGACGCCGGTAGTCGGAGAGCCAGAGCCTGGCATCGACATCGCTGGTGTAGGCCACGTAGTCCGGCGCGATGACTCCGCCCTGTTCGTCGATCAGCTTTGACTGCGCATAGGCCATCACGACGGCCGGATTCGCGAATTCCGGGATCAGGGCTTCAAGGAAATCCGGTTCCGACAGGTCGTCGGCCTCGGCAATCCAGATCAGCGGATGCCGCGCCAGCTCGACGCCCCGCGCCCATTGCCGGGAGACGCTTCCGGAGTTCTGCGCATTCGGCACGATCCGGATCGGGATCGGCGAGGAGACGCGCAAGTCCTCGAGAACGGATAAGCTGTCATCCGAGG contains:
- a CDS encoding ABC transporter substrate-binding protein; translated protein: MNTITRRSVLALPALAALARPALAQGAAPLSVLAHRVHQTVATTGQGGDATAPFTRASGAAVQWTTFDIGPLWDRLQREASLSSGTVDVGFLMNTQAVPRSAQLFEPLDDYMARDGIEAPADVFPGLIEGFKVGGRLLAVPMRHASSGLHYNADILGENGIDRPPATIEEFADVAKRCATRRGGPPVVGLVTPGVAYPNVIDLARAWDGDFVTPDFRCVADQPPMLNAIRLLRDLFQAGAFPRNFSAIATEDVNTWMQTGRAAMALTSMSRNKLYNDPQRSRFPGKIHTVAVPASASLAGRFEVAPAKVEFWGMAIPRNAPRKDLSWAFIKAMATKQATLAMALNGNGPVRESTYADARVREAIPYAEEERRVLKVARVPLPAFDEAARAGDLFREEAEAAVLGMRTPEEAMASLVARVTPLLPR
- a CDS encoding MBOAT family O-acyltransferase, whose translation is MVFSSALFLFFFLPVCFLFYFSTSYTQVRNWVLIIFSLIFYGWGEPWFVLVLAVSVMLNWTAAIYIDQEERRGRLVAVVVTVTLNLLLLASFKYGDFIVENLNVILLPTLGLSVPQPGLPLPLGISFFTFHCLSYVIDVYRRRFRANRRPSEIALYIVLFPQLVAGPIVRYKTIARQLRWRRHTMGRASIGTRIFIIGLAQKILIADQVASLVETIFDHTPAPSMLESWTGLLAYTVQIYFDFCGYSNMAVGLGFILGFSLPRNFRLPYTAVSVTDFWRRWHISLSSWLRDYLYIPLGGSRGSSAQVYRNLILVFLLCGLWHGSSWTFVLWGAWHGAFLVIERMGLRRLLGLLPVALRWAYTILVVMGGWVLFRAHDVGGAGAMYAGLLGWNGIGDVRFQVHLALEPSVILALAAGWTFATVPAWTPALRRWAVPGLARLRAATDTVWIFGLLIFSLLYAAAGTYSPFLYFRF
- a CDS encoding alginate O-acetyltransferase AlgX-related protein, translating into MAMFFRYRRGWFPCLVILLSVPLIAGLLFPSTMRSPDELRPATEAPAMPRGWIEWLTFPAKVDPWLRDNFGLRRQMIHAQALVAHRLLHSGNASVLIGKRWQLFYRAEGAVEQSAGLLIREDRLRQTADLVHEVGTILAARRTRFIFGVAPNSSTIYSDLLPRWARRGERTTEYDLLMAALRERGVKTLDLRPTLHAARQAGRVYFRYDTHWNPAGALAGYNAVVSAMGREAWRVDQATIFGPTTRRSGSDLARLLGLGADLSEPVRYLNIPVPQGETLQGTAPFPPPFVSTSGRPEGPTILIIGDSFSNVELLMLTAQKARRVVWLHHEACHFDWRWIDQFQPDEVWWLPAERAMLCWTDRRPRNMPEAPAGPPSSQ
- a CDS encoding class I SAM-dependent methyltransferase, with the translated sequence MDDMKAAPAGHMDGKDLQAPAAPAFIAFTICSRNFLAQAQVLHDSLRRHHPGIHFYVALCDEASEVDFDSLPFDVLRMGELGIPQLAQMTERYNITELNTAIKPFAFLTLFDRHPGAAVAYFDPDIWIVSPLEELQALLSSGEADCVLTPHMCEPAEFAEMDESKMLRFGIYNLGFCALRDTPPVRRVAAWWARRLETHCVIDLAAGLFVDQKWADLLPAFIEDTAILRHPGYNVAYWNLAQRTVRAPARSGAADGWTVNGRPLRFFHFSGSAVDESPRFSRHSQQFRMESLRDVATLFAQYQAEVQRFGREDYRHIAYAFRWNGVGKENEHSPSSLEALTPLRDAAASSRPLTVGVRAPNLPALRARSRDEMSTISSNLAEKMARRRAFEAMLVPHGTGSEAFTVEGQCIVCGGMRPLHVNFNYATKRLPDGRTQPNWREHLTCAGCGLGNRLRASLHLLWQELRPRQDDRIYISEQVTPLYDWLRRHFPSVIGSEYLGPDRTPGEIVDGLRHEDIHRLSFPDSSLDLILSFDVLEHVPDVQQALAEFWRCLKPGGSLLFTAPFREDLHDHLVRAVLRPDGSIEHLTEPEYHGNPVDPEGGSLCFRYFGWQVMDDLAAVGFRDAEGLFYWSRQFMYLGDTNSVFIARKPAPIA
- a CDS encoding FkbM family methyltransferase, yielding MLTFRFKPQQQEVPPAKQAGRDPRMISREEVGAIYGAILGREPESEAAIASAQEAASLTALGQRLLEGEEFRARMAVDVFARSKWVCTEIRDGLRLWLDLADHGVSLGCLRGSWEPAETDFILAVLEPGDGFIDVGANIGWFSVLAAQAVGPRGRVHAFEPRADLAGRLRQSIVDNGFEDRCRVEMIALGAEEGAIDLAWVPDERNPGHSFIVPRSMPEGAVSLGRVPVRPLDALGLDGPVRLIKIDVEGAEPLVLRGAQGLIARDRPILLIELFPYWLGRVSGTTADALLTQLRGWGYRIFHLGQSGIGRELHAGDDGTEPGGPEYFNVVALTEADCRRYLSLRLDQRVSGLEDRLRREIEACGAARAEVATLRADSAAALAQLRAQAEAEAAALRADGAAALAQLRAQAEAEAAALRADSAAALAQLRAQAEAEAAMLRADSAAAVAQLRARAEAEAAALRADRAAAIAQAEASAAAERDARSELQLGRDRLQAIEASTLWRAANPVRRIGGRMPAGLRRALGRGAKLLWWSASLQLPHRLRQYRDAIAAHDAGYAHIDTTAITHLAPSPPPAAPSGGRPTFVEPVVVEDGGPACLPPPSKPRVLIIDRCWPGPDRDSESTDAVVQAHALRDCGYEVVFAGDDSFQEPSSPHGSLEAEGIICLTPRLTPSIQAFLRSDGETLRLCILSRVHHGGRYLEAVRLHAPRAKLVFNTVGLHHLREGRQARLTGSLEELRRADATREREYYLARQADATFVTSSTERDVLLRDVPGSAVFEMPSARPVRPAAAVPGFGGRSGIGFVSDVGHAPGADALRYLLDDIWPRVVQRLPRAALSIVGADLPNELLSQWPAGVRYLGSVADLEPWFDGLRLTVAPWHNGAGARGRVASSLAAGVPCVATPMAAEGLHLRDGHDVAIADTPEAFATLICDLHEDATLWARLSAGGLARAQAGFPVDAAARRLADTLHVLGLPAAG